In Diorhabda sublineata isolate icDioSubl1.1 chromosome 4, icDioSubl1.1, whole genome shotgun sequence, a single window of DNA contains:
- the LOC130442974 gene encoding protein dj-1beta, whose amino-acid sequence MAPKALIFLASGAEEMEFVISADVLARGGVEVTITGVPECTLVKCSRGVRIQPDVCIADAAKRIPFDVIVLPGGLGGSKAMAQSKEVGELLKEQEASGRHIAAICAAPLALKAHGIARGKNLTSYPSVKNELLDGDHGYQYKEEKVVIDGTIITSRGPGTAFDFALAIVEKLQGKEKAQEVAKGMLLSC is encoded by the exons ATGGCTCCAAAAGCTCTAATTTTCTTGGCTTCTGGAGCTGAAGAGATGGAATTTGTAATATCTGCCGATGTGTTAGCGAGAGGAGGG gTAGAAGTTACAATAACAGGTGTCCCAGAATGTACTTTAGTTAAATGTAGTCGTGGTGTTCGTATTCAACCAGACGTTTGCATTGCCGATGCTGCAAAGAGAATACCTTTCGACGTTATTGTTTTACCTGGTGGCTTAGGAGGTTCTAAAGCAATGGCTCAATCTAAGGAAGTAGGAGAATTGCTTAAAGAACAAGAAGCCAGTGGAAGACATATTGCAGCAATATGTGCAG cTCCATTGGCATTAAAAGCTCATGGAATCGCACGTGGcaaaaatttaacttcatatcCAAGTGTAAAAAATGAACTTTTGGATGGTGATCACGGATATCAAtacaaagaagaaaaagtagTTATTGATGGTACTATAATTACGAGCAGAGGACCAGGAACTGCTTTTGATTTTGCTTTAGCTATTGTTGAGAAATTGCAAGGAAAGGAAAAAGCTCAAGAAGTAGCTAAAGGAATGCTTTTGTCATGTTAA